ATTATGGGAGGGGCTAGAGATAGACTTTTTCAAACGGAGTACTCTGCTCTCTATTTTCAACATTTTGATGTTTCCAAGTTAGCTACTCTAGCACAAGGTTCTGAGGGCACAGCCGAACTTACAGACCAGCTTAATCCTAAAGCGCAAGAGCTGGAATACATTCTTTACGGATTTCATAATCCCGCTGGAAATGTAGCCGCAGCGTATGCTGAAATATTTGCCATGCGGCTGTCTATTCGAACGATGGAAGGTTTTATTGAGAGGGCAAGTTTAGGAAACCCATTGGCTGTTCTGGCCGCAGCACTGTTGTATGGGATCCAGCAAGCTATTCAGGACATGTTGTTACTCTGTGAGAAAGATTCCATACCACTGTCTAAATATTTACCGGCCCAGCTGACTTATCGTGATCATTTGCGTCTGTTCATGATGCTGCATGGAGGCGGGAATGTTCAATTATCTCGGATGCTGGCTCTCATTCGACTGAACACAGGAATAAATCCAGATGAAAGAAGTACGTATGTCTCATCGAATATTAAGCTTGGAATGCGACTATGGTTTCTACCGGGTGTTGTGAAGCTATTGGACTATAGCGCTGGGTATTCTGGAGAAGTGCAAGGCAGTACATATATGAGAGCAGTGCAGGCTGATTTTTCATACTAGCAGGAGGTTGGTAAGGATATGGGGGACGGGTACCGGATTAGGAGGAAGACGCAGGAAGAAGGCAGCATGGTAGTAGAAGCGGCGATGGTACTTCCGATCTTCCTACTGTTTGTTTTGTTCCTAATTTCTATCGTACAGATGACCTTGTATTCAACAGCCTTACAAAGCACAGCATCTGATACTGTGAAATCTATTTCAACGCATATGTACCCAGCAGCTTTGGCTGTGCAGAAATGGGGAGCAACAAGCGAAGCTGGCGCTAATCCAGTGAAGGATGGCACCGACCTATCCGCTGGCAATCAAGCCGAATCGAATTGGACGATTCCTCGCTTGTCACTTACAGATTGGGGCAGTAGTTATGCAATGTCATTACCTAAGCCGCTGAATGAGTGGGTCATGTCAGCTTTAGAGAAGGGCGAGGGACCTCTGCAGAAGCTACAGGCTGAGACCTCAGAAAGTGTACTGGATCTAGCGATAAAACCCCTATTAAAGCCGTATCTGTCATCAGAATTACTGGATTATGATCGAATTCATGTATCCAACATTATCGTGCCTGAGTTAAAGAAGGGTACCCGACCTTACTTTGGATTGGTGGTTAGCTATGAGCTGCCGATGAAGGTTCCCTTTCTAAACCAACGCATTGTACTTGAGGCAAGTGCTGTTGAACGTCTTTGGATCGGGGATACAGGAGAGGGTACAAATAAGGGCAATGACGGCACTGGTCAACCAGAGGATTTTATTAAGATTTTGGAGAAACCGAATCCAGCTGTAGCCAATAAGCAAGGCAAAGTTCGTGCTAAAATTCCGCCGAATGCTTCCGCTAGCTTATCCGTTTTTTATAAAAGCGGGGGAAGCACTGCTAAATATTTAGGCTGGAAACAAGCGGATGCGGACGGATATATCGAGTGGGAGTGGAAAATTGGTGTGAATACCACACCGGGCTCGTGGCCATTTGTAATTCAGCTCGATGACGGTAGATCTATTGAGGTGATGTTCACAGTAGTGAAATGAGTGAAGGGGAAAGGAGTGTAATCCATGGCGGAGTGGGCCTTCTGGGGATGTCTGCCGTTTCTGGCAGCTGCATTTATTACGGATATAAAGTCGATGAGAATACCAAACTGGATCACTGTCTCAGGCTTGCTTGCTGGTCTGCTTGCTCAAGCGCTGATGAACGGCTGGGATGGTCTGCTTAAGGCTGGTGTGGGTGCCGCTGCAGGATTTGCAGTGCTTCTAATTATGCATTTGATAGGGGCGGTTGGTGCAGGGGATGTTAAGCTTTTTGCCGGGATTGGGGCGTGGACAGGAATGCTATTTACATTGCAGGTCGTGATGTACTCCGTACTGTTTGGGGCCTTGATAGGCTGGCTAATTGTCTTAAAGAGACGGGAGACAGGCAGGCGTACGCGCAGGATATTTAACACAATTTCCGGATTCATATTATTGAAGAGTTCATTCCTATTAATAAATAAAGATGATGAGCTGTTGAGATTTCCCTTTATGCTGGCTGTAGTCCCTGGTACCATTTGCGCTTATCTTTATTTTTAAAATAGGAGGTGGTGATGCTTGTTGTACGGATTATCCCGTGACTTTATACAGCAGGACGGTATATATATGATGCTTGGCGAACCAGAAGGAATGCCGGTAGGTAAGCTTAATATGGTTCAAGCTCGTATGCTGATGAACACTGACATTCCTCATCATTTAAGGTTGTTACTTAGGGAAATTGATTTAAAGGTTACGATGGAATATGCTGTTCTGCGTAAAAAAATGCTCAGTCATTTGCTCAAAAGTGAGAAGTTGAGCATGACCTCATTTTTTGGATTACTTCTACAAATTGCGCAAGGGATGGAAGATGGCAGGTTATATATGCTTCGGGCGGATCAGTATGCTTTGCATGAAGATTATATTTTTATTGAAGGATCATTGCAGAGTGGTAAGGTATATCTCACCTATATCCCTGTTCAGGGGAATGAGCCTGTTTCTAGGCTGGGAGAGTCTCTCAAATCGCTGATCATGGTGATGATGGCTTCTATCACAGAGCTTACTGGCAGTGGTGTTCAAAGAGTGCTGCAATACTGTGGGGAAGAAGAATTTACACCAGCGGGCTTAAAGGGTCTTCTCTCAGAGCTGTTGACAGAGGGCGACTCTAGTAGAGGACAATTCAGTAATAACGCAGAAATGGCATACACATCACCTAAGTTGACAGAAGTACGTCCGGCAGAGCCTGAAGGACGAATGCAAGAGAGAGTAAGGGAACTGTTTGTGAATGAGGTACCTGCTCCCCAGAAAAAAATGAGTGAGCGGAACGAGGATAAGGGTCTGCGTACGCAGCAGAATTCAGCTCCGTGGTTAAATAGCTATTCCAGTCCGAATTTTAGGGTGAAAGAAGAGGAAAGGTTTCTTCGGTCTACAGACGATAATAAGTTGACGAATTCACAACCCTCAAGCTCAAGAACCTATATTATTCTAGGTTGCTTATTGGGTGATGCATTATTATGGAAATTCCTATATTTGAATAACCCAAAACCGTTATGGCTAGCCGTTTGTGGGATCGCAACGATTGCCTTGGCTACTTTTAGCTGGATGGTATGGAGCGAAAGAATTAGGTTTGGAAGTGACGAAGAAAAGGAACATACGAGTGAGGATTCTGAAGATACAAACCGGAGTCCGAATCGAAGAGAACTGGAGTGGGATTTCGGTAGGTATCCTGTGACCCCTGTGCGTCCAGCAGCATCGATTCCAAAGGGAGATCAGCATCCATCCGACCCTTTATCTAACATTCCGTCTGTGCGATCTGAATCAAGGAAAGAGGAGGATAGTTTTGTAATACCACCAGGTCCAATAGCCCCAACCGCTTTATTATCACGGGAGGAAACACCTGAGCAAGGCAAACGAAATGAGAAGCTAGCTCGAAATGTTCCTTATCTCAAAAGAAGCGATGAGGAAGAGGCAGAGTCGGAAACCATAGCGTTAAACCGAACTAGCTTTATCATTGGCCGATCGGCAGAAGTAGCTCAGTATGTAGAAAGATCGGAAGGAGCTTCTAGAGTACATGCGGAGATATCTAGGAGCCCTGGCGGATACGTACTAAAGGATCTCGACTCCAGAAATGGAACGCTTTTTCAAGGCGAAGCCATGATCCCTTACAAAGAGTACCCGCTGTCAGAGGGGACCGTATTTAAGATTGTAAAAGGAAGTTACACATTCCACATGGGATGAAGAGTACAAGCAAAGAATGTTAATTCTGCTATTTTTGGCTTTTCAAATCTTCTAAAGCGGTTTGAAGTGTGGGGAAGGTAAAGATAAAGCCATGTTCTAATGCCGCCGATGGAAGAACGCGTTGTCCTTTGAGCAAGATCTCAGACAATTCACCTACTGCTGTTTTTAACAGAATGGCGGGTAGTGGGAACCAATGCGGCCGTTTGTATACTTTGCCGATCGTTCTACCGAACTCTTCGTTCGTGACCGGATGTGGTGCAGTCGCATTAACAGGTCCGGCGATGGTGGGATTCTGAATACAAAAATCGATTAGACGGACGATATCCGTCAGGTGAATCCAGGATACCCACTGGTTTCCCGCGCCGATATTACCACCAAAGCCCAGTAAATAAGGTAGCTTCATTTTTGGGAAAGCACCGCTTTCATTGCCGAGCACAACCCCAGTACGCAACTTGATCATACGGATATTCTTGTATGCTTCATCAGTAGCCTCTTCCCAGGTCTTAACCACTTCTGAAGGGAAGTCCATGACATGGGCTGGTGATGATTCACTAAAGGTATCTTGCAAAGAGGTTCCGTAAATAGCTACAGCGGACGCCTGAATGACTACAGAAGGTTTGTGTTTCAAACGGTCGAGTAGCTTAGCAGCAGCGGAAACGGTTGCAAGACGGGATTGCATGATTGCCTTTTTACCACTTGGACTCCAACGCTGGCTAAGAGAAGCACCAGCAAGATTGACCAAGGCATCCGCATTTTCTATAGGCACTTGATCATTGTTAAGGCTGTCCCATGTGTGGTAACTCAGCTTAGGATGATAAGGTGCAGCCTTAGGTAGATTGCGACCGACGATTGCAACTTCATTGCCTGCTAGTAGCCAGTATTTTGCTAGTTCGCTGCCAATAAAACCGGTGCCGCCACATATTACATATTTCATAAGGTTGGCCTCCGTTCTGAACGCAACATCAGATTATCAATCACTTGAACAAATGCTGGTAAGCAGAGTAGTCGATTTTATTCTTTTCAAGAAAATTGACGAGGAAACGATTGTCACGCCGTGGTGTGGCGACTATGTAACCTTTAATGCAGTGATCACGAGTTACCTCTTTTGCATTACTTTCCACAGCGATCTTACCGATCTCGGCAGCAATGGAATGTTTGGCGATATCGCGAAAAGGGCTAGGCACAGGCTGAACAAGCTGGTCTAAGAAAGCTTTTGATTCATCACTCCAGAGTGAACGACTGCGTTCTACCCAGTAATTTTGCCAGTCCAGCTTTGATTTTCCATCAGCTTTCGGCAACACCTTTAGGAATTTCCGGAACATAAAAAAACCGCCGATACACATGGAACCCAGCAGCATAAATGTCCAGAAAGCGATAGAGTTCATGAACCAATTGCTCGGTGTTGCGGATAATAAACCAAGTCCTGATTGGATAGACATGCATACACCACCTTTTGGCAATGAGTATTCTCACATAATTTAATCTCATATTAAAGTATAGCTTATTTCCAAAGTTTTGCGAAGCAGAACCCAGCATATTGACCTTGTCTAGATTTATTTTTCTGATCACGGTAGAATAGGGGGTAATTCGTGAAGGAAAGAGGGAAGAAGTATGCTGAAAATAGGTTCACACGTGTCTTGCTCGGACAAGGGTCTTTTGACCGCAGCAAATGAAGCAAATGAGTATGGTTCCAGCTCATTTATGATATATACAGGAGCGCCACAGAACACGCGCCGCAAGCCGATTGATGCCATGTATCCGGTTGAAGGAAAGCAAGCAATGAAAGAAAACGGTGTGGAGGAGATTGTCGTCCACGCACCTTACATTATTAATCTCGCTTCCTATAAAGAGAACACGTATCAGTTGGCCGTTGATTTCTTACAAGAGGAAATCCGTCGTACGCATGCGCTTGAGGTCAAGCATATCGTATTACATCCGGGTGCCTTCACTGATAAGGATGCAGAATACGGTATTCAGCGGATTGCAGATGGACTTAATGAGGTTCTTGGGGGAACTAATGAAACTGAAGTTCATATCGCCCTAGAAACTATGGCTGGTAAAGGAACAGAGATCGGGCGCAGCTTCGAGGAGATTGCTTCTATTATTGATAAGGTTGAACATAACGAGCGTTTGTCCGTATGTCTTGATACTTGTCACATTCATGATGCTGGCTATGATATCGTTAATGATTTGGATGGCGTTCTAAACAAGTTTGATGAGATTATCGGCTTGAATCGTCTTGGGGTTATCCATATCAATGACAGCAAAAATCCATGTGGAGCAGGTAAAGACCGTCACACTCCAATTGGCTCGGGTTGGATCGGTTTTGATACGATTAACAAAATCGTCCATCATGAGAAATTGGCAGGTCTGCCATTCATTTTAGAGACGCCGTGGGTTGGTAAAGATGCAAAGAAACAGCGTCCGATGTATGAGGTGGAGATCGCTTTGCTCCGTGGAAACGTAGCGGAACGATTTGGACCGGAGTTTATAGAGGATGTTGAAAAACTACGTGAGTTTTTTGCTAATAAAGAGATCGATTCCCGTCAATTTGTGCTTAATGTCTGGGAGATGCTGAAGAACGATGCCAAAGCTAAAAAAGCTGATCCACGTGAACCGCTGGAGCGTCTATATGATGAAGTCATCGCTGCCGAGCTGTTCCCGCAATTGAGCGAGGAAGCCATTAATCATCGCTTGATTGCATGGTTAGCAGGCAAGTAAGTGCTCGTTCACGCATAAGTTAGACTTCAGATTGCACATGTAGATGAGGGGATGGGATGAGGATCATGGAATTACACGTAAAAAGAAACAATTCGTCAGGTGTTGAGTCTTATTCCAACCGGGCGCGTATGCTCATTTCTTGTCCTGACGGACCGGGAATCGTGGCGGCTGTATCACACTTTCTGTATCAGCATGGCGCGAATATTGTGCAATCGGATCAGTACACAATGGATCCAGATGGCGGAATGTTCTTCATGAGAGTTGAGTTTGACCTTCCCGAATTAGGAGATCGTCTGGAAGAGATACGTTCTTTGTTCGGTGGGGTGGCTGAACGTTTCAAGATGAACTGGAAAATTTTCAATGTTCGTCATAAGAAAAGATTAGCCATATTTGTCTCTAAAGAAGACCATTGTCTTGTGGAGCTGCTCTGGCAGTGGCAAGCTGGTGATCTAGAAGCCGACATCGCTCTCGTCGTGAGCAACCATTTGGATATGAAATCGTATGTCGAGTCCTTCGGCATTCCTTTTCACCATATTCCAGTTACAGCTGATACTAAGGCTGAGGCGGAAAAACGTCAGCTTGAGGTCATCGGAGACGACATTGATGTTATAATTCTGGCTCGGTATATGCAGATTATCTCACCGTCGTTTATTGAGCACTATCGCCACCAAATTATTAATATTCATCACTCCTTCCTTCCGGCCTTTATTGGCGGTAATCCTTACGCTCAAGCGTACCAACGCGGGGTAAAGATTATCGGAGCAACTGCTCACTATGTTACAGAAGAGCTTGATGGTGGCCCGATTATTGAACAAGATGTGCAGCGGGTAAGTCACGGTGATGATGTCATCGAGCTGAAGCGGATTGGACGCACCATTGAACGGGTTGTTCTGGCTCGTGCAGTGAAGTGGCATATCGAAGACCGTATCCTCGTCCATCAAAATAAGACCGTAGTGTTTAAATAAAAGGTTATTTTCCGGTGAGAGCCTATGGTATGAACCTGAGCGCTTTTACCGGAACTCTATAATCTAATAGCTCTCTAAATCTCTACAGGTAAAAAAGCATTTTACCAGCAGCTTGGCTATTTACGCCAAGTTGCTTTTTGTCGTTTTTCAAAACTGTGTTTTTGAGGAGGTGGAAGGCTTGGCTTTACAGCGTAGGCAACTGTTGAAACGCAATTATTTCTTCGCAAGTCTCATTTTGATTACTGGAGTCGGCGGATTGCTAGGCTATGATCTCTACTTCAAGCCCTACGTACTATCCCGAACTGTGGTCAAAATCAAGGTGGAAGGCGGGGAGCTTCTTCCAAAAAACTATGAGCTGAAAGCAAGTGATTTATATCTGGATTCTGTTCAGAC
This genomic stretch from Paenibacillus sp. FSL H7-0737 harbors:
- a CDS encoding TadE/TadG family type IV pilus assembly protein, with the protein product MGDGYRIRRKTQEEGSMVVEAAMVLPIFLLFVLFLISIVQMTLYSTALQSTASDTVKSISTHMYPAALAVQKWGATSEAGANPVKDGTDLSAGNQAESNWTIPRLSLTDWGSSYAMSLPKPLNEWVMSALEKGEGPLQKLQAETSESVLDLAIKPLLKPYLSSELLDYDRIHVSNIIVPELKKGTRPYFGLVVSYELPMKVPFLNQRIVLEASAVERLWIGDTGEGTNKGNDGTGQPEDFIKILEKPNPAVANKQGKVRAKIPPNASASLSVFYKSGGSTAKYLGWKQADADGYIEWEWKIGVNTTPGSWPFVIQLDDGRSIEVMFTVVK
- a CDS encoding A24 family peptidase yields the protein MAEWAFWGCLPFLAAAFITDIKSMRIPNWITVSGLLAGLLAQALMNGWDGLLKAGVGAAAGFAVLLIMHLIGAVGAGDVKLFAGIGAWTGMLFTLQVVMYSVLFGALIGWLIVLKRRETGRRTRRIFNTISGFILLKSSFLLINKDDELLRFPFMLAVVPGTICAYLYF
- a CDS encoding DUF6382 domain-containing protein, with translation MLYGLSRDFIQQDGIYMMLGEPEGMPVGKLNMVQARMLMNTDIPHHLRLLLREIDLKVTMEYAVLRKKMLSHLLKSEKLSMTSFFGLLLQIAQGMEDGRLYMLRADQYALHEDYIFIEGSLQSGKVYLTYIPVQGNEPVSRLGESLKSLIMVMMASITELTGSGVQRVLQYCGEEEFTPAGLKGLLSELLTEGDSSRGQFSNNAEMAYTSPKLTEVRPAEPEGRMQERVRELFVNEVPAPQKKMSERNEDKGLRTQQNSAPWLNSYSSPNFRVKEEERFLRSTDDNKLTNSQPSSSRTYIILGCLLGDALLWKFLYLNNPKPLWLAVCGIATIALATFSWMVWSERIRFGSDEEKEHTSEDSEDTNRSPNRRELEWDFGRYPVTPVRPAASIPKGDQHPSDPLSNIPSVRSESRKEEDSFVIPPGPIAPTALLSREETPEQGKRNEKLARNVPYLKRSDEEEAESETIALNRTSFIIGRSAEVAQYVERSEGASRVHAEISRSPGGYVLKDLDSRNGTLFQGEAMIPYKEYPLSEGTVFKIVKGSYTFHMG
- a CDS encoding TIGR01777 family oxidoreductase, translating into MKYVICGGTGFIGSELAKYWLLAGNEVAIVGRNLPKAAPYHPKLSYHTWDSLNNDQVPIENADALVNLAGASLSQRWSPSGKKAIMQSRLATVSAAAKLLDRLKHKPSVVIQASAVAIYGTSLQDTFSESSPAHVMDFPSEVVKTWEEATDEAYKNIRMIKLRTGVVLGNESGAFPKMKLPYLLGFGGNIGAGNQWVSWIHLTDIVRLIDFCIQNPTIAGPVNATAPHPVTNEEFGRTIGKVYKRPHWFPLPAILLKTAVGELSEILLKGQRVLPSAALEHGFIFTFPTLQTALEDLKSQK
- a CDS encoding DUF2621 domain-containing protein, which gives rise to MSIQSGLGLLSATPSNWFMNSIAFWTFMLLGSMCIGGFFMFRKFLKVLPKADGKSKLDWQNYWVERSRSLWSDESKAFLDQLVQPVPSPFRDIAKHSIAAEIGKIAVESNAKEVTRDHCIKGYIVATPRRDNRFLVNFLEKNKIDYSAYQHLFK
- a CDS encoding deoxyribonuclease IV — its product is MLKIGSHVSCSDKGLLTAANEANEYGSSSFMIYTGAPQNTRRKPIDAMYPVEGKQAMKENGVEEIVVHAPYIINLASYKENTYQLAVDFLQEEIRRTHALEVKHIVLHPGAFTDKDAEYGIQRIADGLNEVLGGTNETEVHIALETMAGKGTEIGRSFEEIASIIDKVEHNERLSVCLDTCHIHDAGYDIVNDLDGVLNKFDEIIGLNRLGVIHINDSKNPCGAGKDRHTPIGSGWIGFDTINKIVHHEKLAGLPFILETPWVGKDAKKQRPMYEVEIALLRGNVAERFGPEFIEDVEKLREFFANKEIDSRQFVLNVWEMLKNDAKAKKADPREPLERLYDEVIAAELFPQLSEEAINHRLIAWLAGK
- the purU gene encoding formyltetrahydrofolate deformylase, with amino-acid sequence MELHVKRNNSSGVESYSNRARMLISCPDGPGIVAAVSHFLYQHGANIVQSDQYTMDPDGGMFFMRVEFDLPELGDRLEEIRSLFGGVAERFKMNWKIFNVRHKKRLAIFVSKEDHCLVELLWQWQAGDLEADIALVVSNHLDMKSYVESFGIPFHHIPVTADTKAEAEKRQLEVIGDDIDVIILARYMQIISPSFIEHYRHQIINIHHSFLPAFIGGNPYAQAYQRGVKIIGATAHYVTEELDGGPIIEQDVQRVSHGDDVIELKRIGRTIERVVLARAVKWHIEDRILVHQNKTVVFK